The sequence TCACCCGATTCATAGCTGATCGGCCTTCCAGTACAGCTGCAATATTGTCGAGACAGATCAGTCCCATCCGAACACGCGTCTCGAGCGTGGCCGATCCGAGGTGAGGAAGAAGGACGACATTCGACAGTGAGCACAGAGCAGGGGCGATCGTCGGTTCGTGCTCATAGACATCGAGTCCCGCGCCGGCGATGGTCCCTGCCTCAATCGCCGACAGCAAGGCCGTCTCATCGATGACCGGCCCTCGTGAGGTATTGATGAGAAAGGCTGTCTGCTTCATCCGAGCAAGTTCACGTTGGCCGATCAGGTGATGGGTCGTGTCGGTGAGTGGAACATGAAGTGAAAGAAAATCGGAGTGTGTGAGCACGTGATCGAGCGACTGCCAGGTCCAGGAAAGACCCGGAGGACTTGAAACAGCATGACGGCTTGCATAGAGTACCGACATTCGAAAACCGGCTGCTCGTTGTGCCACTGCCTGGCCGATGCGTCCCATGCCGATAATGCCGAGTGTTTTTCCTGTGATGGCGGCACCCAGCATCTGCGTCGGAGTCCACCCCGTCCACGTGCCGGTTCGAATCCAGGCATCTCCTTCGGCGACACGCCGCGCGACTGCCAACAACAGCGCCCACGTCAGATCGGCAGTAGCATTGGTCAACACGTCTGGTGTATTGGTCACGATGATGCCGCGCTCAGCCGCAGCAGACAGGTCGATGTTGTTGTGGCCGACGGCATAGTTGGCGACAATCTTCAGCTTTGTTGCGTGGGACAGTAGTGACGCATCGATAGGGTCGGCCAGCGTACAGATCACGGCATCGGCCCGGGAGAAACCTTGCCGTAGCTCCTCCGTAGTTGCGGGTCGATCGACTGGTTCAGGCAGCATCTGATAGTGTGTAGGGATAGCGTCCATCACTGGTTGGGGCAACAGACGCGTGATAAATAAACTCGGCCGATCCATGGTCGTGTGCATTGTAGAAGAAATCGGAGTCCAGGAACAACGACGGTGGCGGCCCGCAGACCGTCTCGGTTAGGAATAAATCAGGGCGTATGACACCTTCTGCTTCATCATTGATCCAACCGACAAAGAGCCGCGTCGTTGCAAAGGATCTTCGCGCTCTCTTGGGAGTAGAGAAGGTCTTGGACGATGGCCCTGCGCTTACAGCATATGCGGTAGACGCCAGTATCTACCGCGTTCCTCCACAAGCCGTTGTTCTGGTCGAGTCGGAAGATGATATCGCGGTGACGGTTAGCTATGCGGTGTCACGCGGCATTCCACTGACGCCTCGAGCCGCCGGAACGAATCTGACCGGTTCTGCCATCGGGTCCGGCATCGTTCTCGATGTGTCACGGATGAATCGAATCCTCGAAGTGAACCGGAAAGAGCGCTGGGCTCGTGTTCAGCCCGGTATTGTTTTGGCGGAATTGAACAAACAGCTCAGCGCGCAAGGGCTCCTGTTTGGCCCTGACCCATCCAGTGGGGACATGTGCAAGCTGGGTGGAATGATCGCCAACAATTCCTCAGGCCCGCATACGTTGCGGTATGGTTCCGTGAAGGACAATATCCAAAGCCTTCGTCTTTGCCTGACCTCTTCATCCTGGATCGAGGCTCGATCGTATGCACTGAATGATCCGGTGCTTGAACGGTTATTGACCTCCGTGCCTGCATTGCGCGACGTGCTTGTATTAACCCAGGCTCATGCCGACCTGATTGCCGCCAAACAACCGACCGTCAGTAAGAACAGCTGTGGATACAATCTTTTTGGAGTGGCCGATGGGCTGACACGAGGCTATTTCGATCTTCCCAAGCTGTTGGTCGGCAGTGAAGGAACGCTGGGCGTTTTCAGTGAAGCCAAGATCATGCTGGTGGAGAAGCCTGCGGCGACGCTGACCGCGCTGATTCATTTCCAGACTCTCGAAGAGATCGGTGAAGCCGTCCCTCAGCTCCTGACTCTCCAGCCAAGCGCCTTGGAAGTCATGGATGCCAACACGCTTAATTTGATCGGTCGTGGAAAGTATGGCATTCCGGATGATGCGGCGGCCACATTGCTGGTTGAATTCGATGCCGATTCGCTCGAGGTCGACCTCCGTGTAAAGGCCGATGCGATGGCAGCCATCTGTCGATCGTATAAGCTGGCGTCGGAACTCACCCTAGCATTTGATGCGTCGCAACGGGAGCAA is a genomic window of Candidatus Nitrospira kreftii containing:
- a CDS encoding 2-oxo-carboxylic acid reductase (glyoxalate reductase) (2-ketoaldonate reductase), with amino-acid sequence MDRPSLFITRLLPQPVMDAIPTHYQMLPEPVDRPATTEELRQGFSRADAVICTLADPIDASLLSHATKLKIVANYAVGHNNIDLSAAAERGIIVTNTPDVLTNATADLTWALLLAVARRVAEGDAWIRTGTWTGWTPTQMLGAAITGKTLGIIGMGRIGQAVAQRAAGFRMSVLYASRHAVSSPPGLSWTWQSLDHVLTHSDFLSLHVPLTDTTHHLIGQRELARMKQTAFLINTSRGPVIDETALLSAIEAGTIAGAGLDVYEHEPTIAPALCSLSNVVLLPHLGSATLETRVRMGLICLDNIAAVLEGRSAMNRVN